The following proteins are co-located in the Spirosoma montaniterrae genome:
- a CDS encoding translocation/assembly module TamB domain-containing protein, whose product MPVSKLLLRIFLGLLALVLLLAGFAVLVATTPWGQQFVTKRVNSYLAQKLQSPFRIGAIRYKIPDYIELEDVFFKTPQGDTLLDGGRMRVDLDMWGLLNNKIALNQIELERIRLNISRTLPDTTFNFQYILNAFDTGTANASAQPQPADTVSTPLAINLTGISLKDVRIKYRDDVVGADVNAYVDSLRANFQKTDVYKSQYYLENVAVDGLNVYTRLYNGLPTPDSPDTNPNDTLDIGLGKWQINRAKWDVRVETADFRTAGTAGRLTMESDYFYLNGQKIGIRSLALENADLAAVLTKVSKPMSKSPAKTAKPAQAPAEPATPGWFAKLGTVRLANNRIRFDDENAPRAGWPVQKRGLDYGHLDLRNLGIDGKALIYEDLGTRGQRISGFLRNGKFRATSGFVLQQLDGDLLYTDRTTQLTNLYIQTPTSLLRDQVVLRYDSLGQLSNPRFARRVAVRVNLRDSRLSVADVLQLAPFLADTPPFTDRTGVFRASTQLTGTLASLNVPRFELAMLSGTRIRANGRLTNVTDPDRIGLDLTISEGTTRLADIQKLVPKGTIPNTVDLPPDLRLTGQLRGQLDNLTADARLATSWGTAAFDGRLAGFVSGKNQTYDGTLNLTNFDAGKWLKQPKTLGIITGRASFNGRGIDPKTLTTRFDLDVQTANLNGYRYQNLVAEGRLANSNLTLTGSLNDPNANLSLDIQSDLKTDYPTVAGRANVQQLNLQALKLYKDPLSLKGDILLDMTSTDPARPVGTISAAEAVVTLNGKSYPIDSLYARLSANGTTKNVVARVPGAQVRLNGQFEYTQLYDIVVGEISRYIAIPDLTYKPVPPPYAFSIGLKAYQNPLLQAFVPALTRLDTVRLNAYLDSQNRSDSLLALSGDTTLSATLRTGVIVYDTITIQSTALTLRAVNNTLNVTGQVDGALYEGYKIGQTNLTGTAANNRLRFAVVSRDSVDQDRHGLAGTLSIVDKNYRLQLAREGLLTNYEPWTADTTGFAQYGPDGVLIDNLRLETDGQFINVSSTEQYGNAPIRVTAQRVNLANLARLAGQDTTLASGELNGTVIVRDYLAEDSQLAFTGSVYVDSLRVIEKPIGNLTARFSNNADGRINVNTVLTGPYNDATVVGFYNPENEKQALDLAIKLNRLDARTIEAFSFGELRQAKGQLTGEFSVAGAIDNPQLNGNVAFDSVAFNIKQLNATYRIDKENLVFSGQTITLTNFDIRDQKGRTLTTDGTVVLRNLPDAAYDLRVRGRQFQVLNAARKDNDYAYGQASVSADLRIKGAGSNASITGKVKLEEGSKISIVLPDESLSAEEGNKVVTFVDHRDSLLIAKYLYRPKRDSARAKLAFDELSNSTISLDLEADEKSELTIVVDELNGDYLRARGRAQLNVGVNAAGEIRVLGRYDVTEGEYSLTYEVLKRKFAIQKGGYINFTGDPLRADINITAIYEVEAAPNDLIGNESTQLGNTATRRKLPFEVALTISENLATPKLDFDIRLPEAEGSAAGTSSALGTAIVNKLRTLRLDQSQINKQVFALLILNRFLPENTADFFSSSNGTGLNNQAENLARNSVSKLISDQLGRLASNLLKGFDVDVNLVSQTGSANTGGTTNGARTDLNVGLSRSFLEGRITVSVGKNFVLENTAGAATAANQVFDNVTVNYNVTPDGRYVLRAYRRNDYQAVLDGFIIETGVGFVITIDYNTLADMFRRSSDAALN is encoded by the coding sequence ATGCCTGTTTCCAAACTGCTGCTTCGCATTTTTCTCGGTCTGTTGGCACTCGTGCTGCTGCTCGCGGGCTTTGCGGTGCTGGTAGCTACCACACCCTGGGGACAGCAGTTTGTAACGAAGCGCGTAAACTCGTATCTGGCACAGAAGCTGCAATCGCCGTTCCGCATCGGAGCCATTCGCTATAAAATTCCCGATTACATCGAACTCGAAGACGTGTTCTTCAAAACGCCACAGGGCGATACGCTGCTCGATGGAGGCCGGATGCGCGTCGACCTCGACATGTGGGGGCTGCTGAACAATAAAATAGCCCTCAACCAGATCGAACTCGAACGCATTCGTCTGAACATCAGCCGAACACTCCCCGACACGACGTTCAATTTTCAGTACATTCTCAATGCCTTCGACACCGGCACGGCCAATGCGTCGGCCCAGCCCCAACCCGCCGATACGGTGTCGACGCCATTAGCCATTAACCTGACGGGTATTTCGCTCAAAGACGTTCGGATCAAGTACCGCGACGATGTAGTTGGGGCCGACGTAAACGCCTATGTCGATAGTCTGCGGGCTAATTTCCAGAAGACCGACGTATACAAGTCGCAGTATTATTTAGAAAACGTAGCCGTCGATGGCCTGAACGTTTATACTCGTCTGTACAACGGCCTGCCCACGCCCGACAGCCCCGACACGAACCCGAACGACACGCTCGATATTGGCCTCGGCAAATGGCAGATCAACCGTGCCAAATGGGACGTGCGCGTTGAAACAGCCGACTTTCGCACCGCAGGCACGGCAGGGCGGCTCACGATGGAGTCGGACTATTTTTACCTGAACGGTCAGAAAATCGGCATTCGCTCATTAGCTCTGGAAAACGCCGACCTGGCGGCTGTGCTGACAAAAGTCAGTAAGCCCATGTCGAAGAGTCCGGCGAAAACGGCCAAACCTGCTCAGGCTCCGGCAGAACCCGCCACGCCGGGCTGGTTCGCCAAACTGGGTACGGTGCGGCTGGCAAACAACCGGATTCGGTTTGACGACGAGAATGCTCCCCGGGCTGGATGGCCCGTGCAAAAACGTGGATTAGATTACGGCCACCTCGACCTGCGTAACCTCGGCATCGATGGCAAAGCGTTGATTTACGAAGACCTCGGCACACGTGGGCAGCGCATCAGTGGATTTCTGCGCAACGGGAAGTTTCGGGCTACAAGCGGCTTCGTTCTTCAGCAACTCGACGGCGATTTGCTTTATACCGACCGCACAACGCAGCTTACAAACCTCTACATACAAACCCCAACCAGCCTGCTGCGCGATCAGGTAGTGCTGCGCTACGATTCGCTGGGGCAGTTGAGCAACCCGCGTTTCGCCCGACGCGTGGCCGTGCGCGTCAATCTGCGCGATAGCCGACTGTCGGTGGCCGACGTGCTGCAATTAGCTCCATTTCTGGCCGATACGCCCCCCTTCACCGACCGCACGGGCGTTTTCCGGGCTTCGACGCAACTCACCGGTACGCTGGCATCGCTGAACGTGCCGCGCTTCGAGCTGGCGATGCTGTCAGGAACGCGCATCCGGGCCAATGGGCGGCTCACCAACGTAACCGACCCTGATCGGATTGGGCTTGACCTGACTATTTCGGAAGGTACAACCCGGCTGGCCGACATTCAGAAATTAGTGCCGAAAGGTACGATTCCCAATACCGTTGACCTGCCGCCCGATTTGCGCCTGACGGGCCAATTGCGCGGTCAGCTCGATAACCTGACCGCCGATGCCCGGTTAGCGACAAGCTGGGGTACGGCAGCCTTCGATGGTCGACTGGCGGGGTTTGTATCGGGCAAAAATCAGACGTATGACGGTACGCTGAACCTGACAAATTTCGACGCGGGCAAGTGGCTGAAACAGCCGAAAACGCTGGGCATTATCACGGGGCGGGCTTCGTTCAACGGGCGCGGCATCGACCCAAAAACCCTGACTACCCGCTTCGACCTCGACGTACAGACCGCCAACCTCAACGGCTATCGGTATCAGAACTTAGTAGCCGAAGGTCGACTGGCAAACAGCAACCTGACGCTGACGGGTTCGCTGAATGACCCCAACGCCAATCTGAGTCTCGACATACAGTCGGACCTGAAAACAGATTACCCAACCGTGGCGGGCCGGGCCAATGTGCAGCAACTGAATTTGCAGGCTCTAAAACTCTACAAAGACCCGCTGTCGCTGAAAGGCGATATTCTGCTGGATATGACCTCGACCGACCCGGCGCGGCCCGTGGGTACGATTTCGGCGGCTGAGGCTGTGGTAACGCTGAACGGCAAAAGCTACCCCATCGACTCGCTATACGCCCGGCTGTCGGCCAACGGCACAACCAAGAACGTAGTGGCACGGGTGCCGGGGGCGCAGGTGCGGCTCAACGGGCAGTTCGAGTACACGCAGTTGTATGACATCGTGGTGGGCGAAATCAGCAGGTACATTGCCATTCCCGATCTGACCTACAAGCCGGTGCCACCGCCGTATGCGTTTTCGATAGGGCTGAAAGCGTATCAGAATCCGCTCTTGCAGGCATTTGTTCCGGCCCTGACGCGCTTGGATACGGTGCGGCTCAACGCCTATCTCGACAGTCAGAACCGCTCAGACAGCCTGTTGGCACTGTCTGGAGATACAACCCTGTCGGCTACCCTTCGCACGGGCGTGATTGTGTATGATACGATAACCATTCAATCCACTGCGCTCACGCTGCGGGCAGTAAACAACACCTTGAACGTAACGGGTCAGGTCGATGGTGCCCTGTACGAGGGCTACAAAATAGGCCAAACCAACCTGACGGGTACAGCGGCCAACAACCGGCTGCGTTTCGCCGTGGTCAGCAGAGATTCCGTCGATCAGGACCGGCATGGGCTGGCCGGTACGCTCAGTATCGTTGATAAGAACTACCGGCTTCAACTGGCCCGCGAGGGGCTACTGACCAATTATGAACCCTGGACTGCCGATACCACCGGCTTTGCTCAATACGGCCCCGACGGGGTACTGATCGATAATCTGCGCTTGGAAACCGACGGGCAGTTTATCAACGTCAGCAGCACCGAGCAGTACGGCAACGCGCCTATTCGGGTAACAGCCCAACGAGTCAACTTAGCCAATCTGGCGCGGCTGGCCGGGCAGGATACTACGCTGGCGAGTGGTGAACTGAATGGCACCGTGATTGTGCGCGATTATCTGGCCGAAGACAGCCAACTGGCGTTCACTGGCTCGGTGTACGTCGATAGCCTGCGCGTAATAGAGAAACCTATCGGCAACCTGACGGCCCGGTTCAGCAACAACGCAGATGGCCGCATCAACGTCAATACAGTCTTGACCGGGCCGTATAATGACGCCACCGTAGTTGGCTTTTACAATCCTGAGAATGAAAAACAGGCTCTCGATCTGGCTATTAAACTGAACCGATTGGACGCCCGAACTATAGAAGCGTTCAGTTTCGGCGAACTGAGGCAGGCAAAGGGGCAGCTAACCGGTGAATTCAGCGTGGCAGGAGCCATCGACAACCCGCAACTAAACGGCAACGTAGCCTTCGACTCGGTGGCGTTCAACATCAAACAACTGAACGCGACGTACCGAATCGACAAGGAAAATCTGGTCTTCAGCGGTCAGACCATCACCCTGACCAACTTCGACATTCGTGACCAGAAAGGACGGACGCTCACTACCGACGGCACGGTGGTGCTACGCAACCTGCCCGACGCTGCCTACGATTTGCGGGTGCGCGGAAGACAGTTTCAGGTGCTGAACGCGGCCCGAAAAGATAACGATTATGCCTACGGGCAGGCGTCGGTGAGTGCCGACCTGCGCATCAAAGGGGCCGGTTCCAACGCGTCGATTACGGGTAAGGTGAAGCTCGAAGAAGGCAGCAAAATTTCGATAGTGCTACCCGACGAATCGCTGAGTGCCGAGGAGGGCAACAAGGTTGTGACGTTTGTCGACCACCGCGATTCGTTGCTGATCGCCAAATACCTGTATCGCCCCAAACGCGACAGTGCGCGGGCTAAATTAGCCTTCGATGAACTCAGCAATTCCACGATTTCGCTGGATTTGGAAGCCGACGAGAAATCGGAACTGACCATCGTGGTCGATGAACTCAACGGCGACTACCTGCGGGCGCGGGGCCGGGCGCAACTCAACGTGGGCGTGAATGCCGCTGGCGAAATCCGCGTGCTGGGCCGCTACGACGTAACCGAGGGCGAATACTCGCTGACCTACGAAGTGCTGAAACGCAAGTTTGCCATTCAGAAAGGCGGCTATATTAACTTCACCGGCGACCCGCTCCGGGCCGATATCAATATTACCGCCATTTATGAAGTTGAAGCAGCACCCAATGACCTTATTGGCAATGAATCGACACAGTTGGGAAACACCGCCACCCGGCGCAAGCTGCCGTTTGAGGTAGCACTGACCATTAGTGAGAACTTAGCTACACCGAAGTTGGATTTCGACATTCGCCTGCCCGAAGCCGAGGGCAGCGCGGCTGGGACGTCAAGCGCGTTGGGAACGGCCATTGTCAACAAACTGAGAACACTCCGGTTAGACCAGTCGCAGATTAATAAACAGGTATTTGCGCTGCTGATTTTAAATCGGTTTCTGCCCGAAAACACCGCAGATTTCTTCTCCAGTTCAAACGGTACGGGGCTGAACAATCAGGCCGAAAACCTGGCCCGCAACAGCGTTAGCAAGCTCATTTCCGATCAGTTGGGGCGGCTGGCATCGAACTTGCTGAAGGGCTTCGACGTAGACGTAAACTTGGTATCGCAAACGGGCAGCGCGAACACGGGTGGCACCACCAATGGTGCCCGAACCGACCTGAACGTAGGACTGTCGCGCAGTTTTCTGGAAGGACGTATTACGGTATCGGTCGGGAAAAATTTCGTACTCGAAAATACGGCGGGCGCAGCTACGGCAGCTAATCAGGTGTTCGATAACGTAACGGTCAACTACAACGTCACGCCCGACGGTCGGTATGTGCTGCGGGCGTATCGGCGCAACGACTATCAGGCCGTGCTCGACGGGTTTATTATTGAAACTGGCGTTGGTTTCGTCATCACCATCGATTACAATACACTGGCCGACATGTTTCGCCGAAGTTCCGATGCGGCTCTGAACTGA
- a CDS encoding BamA/TamA family outer membrane protein, producing the protein MTEIHPTPNPSPVGRGFLKRRSLISPSLLGRGWGGVYLLLILLLNACNIAKNLPANERLYMGTDIVLKPDSTISTTDQAAITEQLTALARPRPNKKLFGYPYKVGLYYLFGEPKKENGFRSWFRRKFGEEPVLASAKAISSSIPIWEAALRNEGYFGSTVTGQLLEESYRAKGVYEVTVKPRFYIDSVGILADSTPIGRSLRFVSRRPALRKGDPYRLETIKNERERIGQLLKQRGFYYFIPDYVAVLADNDSVAHRTDLFFAIKPEIPDAAREEYDIRNVFIYPNYNLSTAQSDTNLSQAYRSPEGFRIVDSTRRFNPKLFRDVVTVLPGTRYNARQQDLTLSRFINLGTFKFVRNRFEPAQQGDSAVLDVHYYLTPSPNKAVRLELDGTSRSNNFNGGQAVLSWRNRNALRRAELLTLNANAGIEFQVGGGAQAITNYRFGADAVLSLPRLVGPVRFRQYQRTALPKTNITLGYQANIRGDLYRINSAQTTFGYAWRQSQQIEHVFQPFNVNYIFVPLSRVTDRFYEILFDPDADALVKRQLNQILSSDQLILSTLYTFNYNSLPRPNSPTTFRLTTNAEIAGNLASLFIPLREGQDRKTILNVPFAQYARVDADARLYRRLTSNMTLANRLFVGLGLPYGNSNGFTLPLTRQYFVGGSNSIRAFRPRAIGPGLYTRDTLRDVPLFQDGGGDIRLEANTELRYKFNKYFEGAAFIDAGNIWTFYPGEGFTTDATLSQFRRDFYRQIAIGTGIGLRVDLSYFLIRLDLGTPLRKPYKTNGSEWVIDQINLRDPTWRRQNIVLNIAVGYPF; encoded by the coding sequence ATGACTGAGATACACCCCACCCCCAACCCCTCCCCAGTAGGGAGGGGCTTTTTAAAAAGGCGTTCGCTGATAAGCCCCTCCCTACTGGGGAGGGGTTGGGGTGGGGTGTATCTGCTGCTTATTCTGCTGCTCAACGCCTGCAACATTGCCAAAAACCTGCCAGCCAATGAGCGGCTTTACATGGGCACTGACATTGTGCTGAAACCCGATTCAACGATTTCTACAACCGATCAGGCGGCCATCACCGAACAACTGACGGCTCTGGCCCGGCCCCGTCCCAACAAAAAACTGTTCGGGTATCCCTACAAGGTTGGGCTTTATTACCTCTTTGGCGAACCTAAAAAAGAGAACGGTTTTCGGTCGTGGTTCCGGCGCAAATTTGGCGAAGAGCCGGTGCTGGCGAGCGCAAAGGCTATTTCGTCGAGTATTCCAATCTGGGAAGCTGCTCTGCGAAACGAAGGCTATTTCGGCTCAACCGTGACAGGGCAGCTTCTGGAAGAAAGTTACCGGGCGAAGGGCGTTTATGAGGTGACGGTGAAGCCGCGATTTTATATCGACTCGGTGGGCATTCTGGCCGATTCGACGCCCATAGGCCGATCACTTCGGTTTGTGAGTCGTCGCCCCGCATTGCGGAAAGGCGATCCATACCGGCTTGAAACCATCAAAAACGAGCGCGAACGTATCGGGCAATTGCTCAAGCAACGGGGGTTTTATTACTTCATTCCCGACTACGTGGCCGTGCTGGCTGATAACGATTCGGTGGCCCATCGTACCGACCTGTTTTTTGCCATAAAGCCCGAAATTCCCGACGCGGCCCGCGAAGAATACGACATCCGCAACGTATTCATCTACCCAAACTATAACCTGTCTACGGCGCAGTCTGATACCAACCTGAGCCAGGCGTATCGGTCGCCGGAGGGGTTCCGCATTGTCGATTCAACGCGTCGCTTCAACCCGAAGTTGTTCCGGGACGTGGTAACGGTGTTGCCCGGCACGCGCTACAACGCCCGGCAGCAGGACCTGACGCTGTCGCGATTCATTAATCTCGGCACGTTTAAGTTTGTCCGTAACCGCTTTGAACCGGCTCAACAGGGCGATTCTGCCGTACTTGACGTACACTATTACCTGACGCCAAGCCCTAACAAAGCCGTTCGGCTGGAGCTTGACGGCACCTCACGTTCCAACAACTTCAACGGGGGGCAGGCTGTACTGAGCTGGCGTAACCGTAATGCGCTCAGGCGGGCCGAACTCCTGACCCTCAACGCCAATGCCGGTATCGAATTTCAGGTGGGTGGCGGTGCACAGGCGATCACAAACTACCGGTTTGGAGCCGATGCCGTGCTTAGCCTTCCGCGTTTGGTAGGGCCGGTCCGGTTTCGCCAATATCAGCGAACAGCCCTGCCTAAAACCAACATTACGCTTGGTTATCAGGCCAATATCCGGGGCGATTTGTATCGTATTAATTCGGCCCAAACTACCTTCGGCTACGCCTGGCGTCAGAGTCAGCAAATTGAACACGTATTTCAGCCGTTCAACGTAAACTATATTTTCGTGCCGCTGAGTCGCGTAACCGACCGTTTCTACGAAATCCTGTTCGACCCCGATGCCGACGCACTCGTGAAGCGGCAGCTCAATCAGATTCTTTCTTCAGATCAGCTCATTCTGAGCACGTTGTATACGTTTAATTACAACTCGCTGCCCCGACCGAACAGCCCCACTACGTTTCGTCTGACGACGAACGCCGAAATAGCCGGAAACTTGGCGAGCCTGTTTATTCCTCTGAGAGAAGGACAGGATCGAAAAACGATTTTAAACGTTCCGTTCGCGCAGTATGCCCGAGTAGATGCCGATGCCCGGCTATACCGAAGACTAACGTCGAATATGACCCTGGCAAACCGTCTGTTTGTTGGGCTGGGGCTTCCCTATGGAAATTCGAATGGCTTTACGCTTCCGCTAACCCGGCAGTATTTTGTGGGTGGCAGCAACAGCATCCGTGCCTTTCGGCCCCGCGCTATCGGGCCGGGCCTGTACACCCGCGACACCCTGCGCGACGTGCCGTTGTTTCAGGATGGCGGGGGTGATATTCGACTCGAAGCCAACACCGAACTGCGTTATAAATTCAATAAATATTTTGAGGGAGCAGCCTTTATTGATGCCGGTAATATCTGGACCTTTTACCCCGGCGAAGGGTTCACCACCGACGCTACCCTGTCGCAGTTCCGGCGTGACTTTTACCGGCAGATTGCCATCGGCACCGGGATTGGCCTGCGCGTCGACCTGTCGTATTTTCTGATACGCTTAGATTTGGGTACTCCGCTCCGCAAACCCTACAAAACCAACGGCAGCGAGTGGGTCATCGATCAGATCAACCTCCGCGATCCAACCTGGCGACGACAAAACATTGTGCTGAACATCGCCGTGGGTTATCCGTTTTAG
- a CDS encoding arylesterase, with protein sequence MKFWKTKSTPISFISGLLLLSAVWGCGSNSEQSTANSQQLATGNRQLANAQSAATKRVILFYGNSLTAGYGVEPDEAFPALVGKKIDSLKLNYTVVNAGLSGETTAGGKSRIGWVLRQPVSVFVLELGGNDGLRGLPLTDTRRNLQAIMDTVRKKNPDATIVLAGMQIPPNLGTSYTREFRDLFKELADKNKAVLIPFLLEGVGGVPKLNLPDGIHPTPAGHKIVAETVWRVLRPVL encoded by the coding sequence ATGAAGTTCTGGAAAACGAAATCAACACCCATTTCTTTTATAAGCGGCCTGCTGCTGTTATCAGCGGTGTGGGGATGCGGCTCGAACAGTGAACAATCAACAGCCAACAGCCAGCAGTTGGCAACTGGCAATAGGCAGTTGGCAAACGCGCAATCAGCCGCAACGAAACGCGTTATACTTTTTTATGGGAATAGCCTTACGGCGGGTTATGGCGTAGAGCCGGACGAAGCGTTTCCTGCGCTGGTGGGTAAAAAAATCGACTCGCTGAAATTAAACTATACGGTTGTGAATGCCGGGCTGAGTGGCGAAACTACGGCAGGTGGCAAAAGCCGGATTGGCTGGGTACTGCGCCAGCCCGTATCGGTGTTTGTTCTCGAATTAGGTGGCAACGATGGGCTGCGCGGTCTGCCCCTGACCGATACGCGCCGAAACCTGCAAGCCATTATGGATACCGTTCGGAAGAAAAACCCCGACGCTACCATTGTGCTGGCCGGGATGCAGATTCCGCCCAACCTCGGCACAAGCTACACCCGCGAGTTCCGCGATTTATTTAAAGAACTGGCCGACAAAAACAAGGCCGTGCTGATTCCGTTTCTGCTCGAAGGGGTGGGCGGAGTGCCAAAATTAAATCTGCCCGATGGTATTCATCCAACCCCGGCGGGCCACAAAATCGTAGCCGAAACGGTCTGGCGGGTGCTGAGGCCGGTGCTGTAG
- a CDS encoding ABC transporter permease, with translation MNTSWLFRMAWRDSRRSRQRLLLFMSAIVLGIAALVAINSFGDNLARSIDEQARELLGADLTLSYNRPPSPKTNQLIKNIGNDRAFEVSFASLVSIPKTGGVRLAQVKGLEGRFPYYGDWEVEPASVIATFRQASNRVALVDDGLLVQLNAQPGDSVKVGNLSFLIVGRVTKTPGQAVVAATVAPTVFIPNKFLANTGLLQRGSRISYKYYYQFRPGTNVDAYLKTISARLDKEGINSDTVAERKRQTGRSFADLTKYLSLVAFVALLLGCVGVASAVQLYVREKIASVAILRTLGASGRQAMLIYLYQTALMGLLGAIIGAVLGSGVQWLLPRVFGDFLPVTVETALSAPAVVGGISTGLLISVLFALLPLLSIRNVSPLRAIRTAYEDDLSRRDPLRWAVYLLIIGFIVGFAYWQTRNFGLAVGFTGGLALAFGILTALGLGLIWLVRRFFPASWSYVWRQSLANLYRPNNQTLILVTSIGLGAFLIATLSLTQGLLLGRVELSGSGNQPNMVLFDIQNEQAAGVRSLVQAQRLPILQEVPVVTMRLSAINGRNAEAIRKDTSAKIPDWALTREYRVTYRDTLISSEKLLTGRAQRQENGAVYVTVEKDYLERLHLKLGDTLTFNVQGLPIPAIIGGTREVDWNRVQTNFLLVFPSGVLDQAPQFRVLMTRVPDTQTSARLQRDLVNQFPNVSAIDLGLILKTVDEILSKISFVIRFMALFSILTGLLVLSSSVVISKYQRLRESVLLRTLGASRAQILRITALEYGLLGLLAALSGILLSLAGTWALAQFVFEVPFRPNALPLVVVAGVVTGLTVLIGLFNSRDVLIRSPLEVLRNEG, from the coding sequence ATGAATACCTCCTGGCTTTTTCGCATGGCCTGGCGCGACAGCCGCCGAAGCCGCCAACGCCTGCTGCTGTTTATGTCGGCCATTGTGCTGGGCATTGCGGCTCTCGTTGCCATCAACTCCTTCGGCGACAACCTCGCCCGCAGCATCGACGAACAGGCCCGCGAACTGCTCGGTGCCGACCTAACGCTGTCGTACAACCGACCGCCTTCGCCCAAAACAAATCAACTGATTAAAAACATTGGTAACGACCGCGCTTTTGAGGTCTCATTTGCTTCATTAGTTTCTATCCCGAAAACGGGGGGCGTTCGGCTGGCACAGGTGAAAGGGCTGGAGGGCCGTTTTCCATATTATGGGGATTGGGAGGTAGAACCCGCGTCGGTCATCGCAACATTCCGGCAGGCCAGCAACCGCGTGGCGTTGGTCGATGATGGGTTGTTAGTGCAGTTGAATGCCCAACCCGGCGACTCGGTAAAGGTCGGGAATCTGTCGTTTCTCATTGTCGGACGCGTTACGAAAACGCCGGGTCAGGCCGTTGTGGCGGCAACGGTAGCCCCAACGGTATTTATACCGAACAAGTTTTTAGCCAACACGGGCCTGTTGCAGCGCGGTAGCCGGATTTCTTACAAGTATTATTATCAGTTCAGGCCTGGCACCAACGTAGATGCGTATCTAAAAACAATCTCAGCCCGACTCGACAAAGAGGGTATAAATTCAGACACGGTAGCTGAGCGCAAGCGGCAAACAGGACGCTCATTTGCCGATCTGACCAAGTACCTGAGTTTGGTAGCGTTTGTGGCTCTGCTGCTGGGTTGCGTGGGCGTGGCGAGTGCTGTGCAGTTGTACGTGCGCGAGAAAATTGCCTCCGTTGCCATTCTACGCACATTGGGCGCGAGCGGGCGGCAGGCCATGCTCATTTACCTGTATCAAACCGCGCTCATGGGTTTGCTGGGGGCCATTATTGGGGCCGTGCTTGGCTCTGGAGTACAATGGCTGCTACCCCGTGTTTTCGGCGATTTTCTGCCTGTAACGGTCGAAACGGCCCTGTCGGCTCCTGCTGTGGTGGGTGGCATCAGCACAGGACTGCTTATTTCGGTGCTGTTTGCCCTGCTGCCGCTGTTGAGCATACGCAATGTGTCGCCCCTGCGAGCGATACGCACGGCTTACGAAGACGACCTGAGCCGACGCGACCCGCTGCGGTGGGCCGTGTATCTGCTTATCATCGGGTTCATCGTTGGCTTTGCGTACTGGCAAACGCGCAATTTCGGGCTGGCCGTGGGTTTCACGGGCGGACTGGCATTGGCGTTCGGCATCCTGACCGCGCTGGGTCTGGGGCTAATCTGGTTAGTACGTCGGTTCTTCCCGGCGTCGTGGAGTTATGTCTGGCGGCAAAGTTTAGCGAACCTGTATCGACCTAATAACCAGACGCTTATTCTGGTCACGTCCATCGGCTTAGGCGCATTTCTGATTGCCACGCTCTCGCTTACGCAGGGCTTGCTGCTGGGCCGGGTCGAGTTGTCGGGCAGTGGTAATCAGCCGAATATGGTGCTGTTCGACATTCAGAACGAACAGGCTGCCGGGGTTCGGTCGCTGGTACAGGCGCAGCGGTTGCCCATCTTGCAGGAAGTGCCGGTGGTGACGATGCGGCTCTCGGCCATCAACGGGCGCAACGCCGAAGCAATCCGCAAAGACACGTCGGCCAAGATTCCAGATTGGGCCTTAACCCGCGAGTACCGGGTCACGTACCGCGACACGCTGATTTCGTCGGAGAAACTATTGACCGGCAGAGCGCAACGGCAGGAAAACGGCGCGGTGTACGTCACGGTCGAGAAAGATTACCTCGAACGGCTACACCTGAAACTCGGCGATACGCTGACGTTCAACGTACAGGGTCTGCCCATTCCGGCTATTATCGGCGGCACGCGCGAAGTAGACTGGAACCGCGTACAGACCAATTTTCTGCTGGTTTTCCCGTCGGGCGTACTCGATCAGGCACCGCAATTCCGGGTGCTGATGACCCGCGTTCCTGATACGCAAACCTCGGCCCGGTTGCAGCGCGATCTGGTGAATCAATTTCCGAACGTATCGGCTATCGATCTGGGATTAATCCTGAAAACGGTTGACGAGATTCTGAGCAAAATCTCATTCGTTATTCGGTTTATGGCCCTATTCAGTATCCTGACGGGGCTACTGGTGCTGAGCAGTTCGGTGGTTATCAGCAAATATCAACGTTTGCGGGAGAGTGTGCTGCTCCGCACGTTAGGCGCAAGCCGGGCTCAGATTCTGCGGATTACGGCTCTTGAATACGGGTTGCTGGGCTTGCTGGCGGCTCTGTCGGGTATTCTGCTGTCGCTGGCTGGCACGTGGGCATTAGCGCAATTTGTGTTTGAAGTACCCTTCCGCCCCAACGCGCTGCCGTTGGTGGTCGTTGCTGGCGTTGTTACAGGGCTAACGGTGCTGATTGGTCTCTTCAACAGCCGCGACGTACTGATACGTTCGCCGTTGGAGGTGCTGCGCAACGAAGGGTAG